In Penaeus monodon isolate SGIC_2016 chromosome 41, NSTDA_Pmon_1, whole genome shotgun sequence, a single genomic region encodes these proteins:
- the LOC119598691 gene encoding prestalk protein-like isoform X4, whose product MKSSLALFLFLALAALTAGKKECAGGTGTCVAERNCKILHERGSCPDNKVCCLDEKGGGRSSKNGDATCEDRNGICMNEQKCEGKYVLKKVQCSGQNEVCCRKGGKRNSKAAAKAECNNNKGKCMTKRKCNANNILKSTECSGNEVCCRKNEKGGGRSSKNGDESCENRDGRCVDEQKCEGKNVLKKVQCSGQNEVCCRKGKRNSKAAAKAECNNNKGKCMKKRKCNDNNILESTDCSGNEVCCRKDEKGGGRSSKNGDDACENRDGRCVNEQKCEGKNVLKKVQCSGQNEVCCRKGGKRNSKADAKAECNNNKGKCMKKRKCNDNNILESTDCSGNEVCCRKDEKGGGRSSKNGDTTCENRDGRCVNEQKCEGKNVLKKVQCSGQNEVCCRKGGKRNSKADAKAECNNNKGKCVKKKKCNDNNILESTDCSGNEVCCRKNEKGGGRTSKNGDDACEKKNGICMNEQKCEGKDVLKKVQCSGKNEVCCRKELKLNARAGRCSRAEEQCLGAGGFCKRNCKGTPELNADCGLSNCLCCDLCKGKEKKKCRNYGYCTRRTDGNQEQCPKNLVVLEKGCKKSKKCVCCADCNGTEKKRCSKVGGKCSIEASGKRTEIIAKGCKLPECTCWAEPCIILQECTDAKGTCVRKKKECPNGILEKTYCKGKKCKCCLPQVPTTTPPPTNTTLPPTNTTMPPTNTTMPPTNTTMPPTNTTMPPTNTTMSMNTTMSMNTTMSMNTTMSSMSAASTNTSLASST is encoded by the exons AAAGAATGTGCAGGCGGCACCGGTACCTGTGTTGCAGAGAGGAATTGCAAAATTCTACATGAAAGAGGCTCCTGTCCTGATAACAAGGTCTGCTGCCTCG ACGAAAAGGGTGGTGGAAGATCTTCAAAGAACGGAGACGCTACATGCGAAGACAGGAATGGAATATGCATGAATGAACAGAAATGCGAAGGAAAGTATGTCCTCAAGAAGGTTCAGTGCAGCGGGCAGAATGAAGTGTGTTGTCGAAAGG GAGGTAAAAGAAACTCGAAGGCTGCCGCAAAGGCCGAGTGTAACAATAACAAAGGGAAATGTATGACGAAAAGGAAATGCAACGCTAATAACATCCTCAAGAGCACTGAGTGCAGTGGAAATGAAGTTTGTTGTCGCAAGA ACGAAAAGGGTGGTGGAAGATCTTCAAAGAACGGAGACGAATCATGTGAAAACAGGGATGGAAGATGCGTGGATGAACAGAAATGCGAAGGAAAGAATGTCCTCAAGAAGGTTCAGTGCAGCGGGCAGAATGAAGTGTGTTGTCGCAAGG GTAAAAGAAACTCGAAGGCTGCCGCAAAGGCCGAGTGTAACAATAACAAAGGGAAAtgtatgaagaaaaggaaatgcaacGATAATAACATCCTCGAGAGCACTGACTGCAGCGGAAATGAAGTTTGTTGTCGCAAGG ACGAAAAGGGTGGTGGAAGATCTTCAAAGAACGGAGACGATGCATGTGAAAACAGGGATGGAAGATGCGTGAATGAACAGAAATGCGAAGGAAAGAATGTCCTCAAGAAGGTTCAGTGCAGCGGGCAGAATGAAGTGTGTTGTCGCAAGG GAGGTAAAAGAAACTCGAAGGCTGACGCAAAGGCCGAGTGTAACAATAACAAAGGGAAAtgtatgaagaaaaggaaatgcaacGATAATAACATCCTCGAGAGCACTGACTGCAGTGGAAATGAAGTTTGTTGTCGCAAGG ACGAAAAGGGTGGTGGAAGATCTTCAAAGAACGGAGACACTACATGTGAAAACAGGGATGGAAGATGCGTGAATGAACAGAAATGCGAAGGAAAGAACGTCCTCAAGAAGGTTCAGTGCAGCGGGCAGAATGAAGTGTGTTGTCGCAAGG GAGGTAAAAGAAACTCGAAGGCTGACGCAAAGGCCGAGTGTAACAATAACAAAGGGAAAtgtgtgaagaaaaagaaatgcaacgatAATAACATCCTCGAGAGCACTGATTGCAGTGGAAATGAAGTTTGTTGTCGCAAGA ACGAAAAGGGTGGTGGAAGAACTTCAAAGAACGGAGACGATGCATGTGAAAAGAAGAATGGAATATGCATGAATGAACAGAAATGCGAAGGAAAGGATGTCCTCAAGAAGGTTCAGTGCAGCGGGAAAAATGAAGTGTGTTGTCGCAAGG AGCTGAAGCTAAACGCACGTGCAGGGAGGTGCAGTCGGGCTGAGGAACAATGTCTCGGTGCCGGAGGATTTTGCAAAAGGAACTGCAAAGGTACACCGGAACTCAACGCGGACTGCGGGCTTAGTAATTGTTTATGTTGCGACC TTtgcaaaggcaaagaaaaaaagaaatgcaggaATTATGGTTATTGTACTAGAAGAACAGATGGAAACCAAGAACAATGTCCGAAGAACCTGGTTGTCCTCGAAAAGGGctgtaaaaaatcaaaaaaatgtgTATGCTGTGCAG ATTGCAATGGCACTGAGAAGAAAAGATGTTCGAAAGTAGGCGGAAAATGTTCTATAGAAGCATCTGGCAAAAGAACAGAAATTATTGCCAAAGGTTGCAAGCTTCCCGAATGTACATGTTGGGCTGAACCTTGCATAATACTGCAAGAATGTACCGATGCAAAGGGGACGTGTGTCAGAAAAAAGAAGGAGTGTCCAAATGGTATACTGGAGAAAACATATTGCAAAGGGAAAAAGTGCAAATGTTGCCTTCCTCAAG ttcCAACCACGACCCCGCCTCCTACGAACACAACCTTGCCTCCTACGAATACAACTATGCCTCCTACGAATACAACTATGCCTCCTACGAACACAACCATGCCTCCTACGAACACAACTATGCCTCCTACGAACACAACTATGTCTATGAACACAACCATGTCTATGAACACAACCATGTCTATGAACACAACCAT GTCTTCTATGTCTGCAGCTTCTACAAACACATCTTTGGCTTCAAGCACATAA
- the LOC119598691 gene encoding prestalk protein-like isoform X2: MKSSLALFLFLALAALTAGKKECAGGTGTCVAERNCKILHERGSCPDNKVCCLDEKGGGRSSKNGDATCEDRNGICMNEQKCEGKYVLKKVQCSGQNEVCCRKGGKRNSKAAAKAECNNNKGKCMTKRKCNANNILKSTECSGNEVCCRKNEKGGGRSSKNGDESCENRDGRCVDEQKCEGKNVLKKVQCSGQNEVCCRKGKRNSKAAAKAECNNNKGKCMKKRKCNDNNILESTDCSGNEVCCRKDEKGGGRSSKNGDDACENRDGRCVNEQKCEGKNVLKKVQCSGQNEVCCRKGKRNSKADAKAECNNNKGKCMKKRKCNDNNILESTDCSGNEVCCRKDEKGGGRSSKNGDTTCENRDGRCVNEQKCEGKNVLKKVQCSGQNEVCCRKGGKRNSKADAKAECNNNKGKCVKKKKCNDNNILESTDCSGNEVCCRKNEKGGGRTSKNGDDACEKKNGICMNEQKCEGKDVLKKVQCSGKNEVCCRKELKLNARAGRCSRAEEQCLGAGGFCKRNCKGTPELNADCGLSNCLCCDLCKGKEKKKCRNYGYCTRRTDGNQEQCPKNLVVLEKGCKKSKKCVCCADCNGTEKKRCSKVGGKCSIEASGKRTEIIAKGCKLPECTCWAEPCIILQECTDAKGTCVRKKKECPNGILEKTYCKGKKCKCCLPQVPTTTPPPTNTTLPPTNTTMPPTNTTMPPTNTTMPPTNTTMPPTNTTMSMNTTMSMNTTMSMNTTMSMNTTMSMNTTTPMNTTMSSMSAASTNTSLASST, translated from the exons AAAGAATGTGCAGGCGGCACCGGTACCTGTGTTGCAGAGAGGAATTGCAAAATTCTACATGAAAGAGGCTCCTGTCCTGATAACAAGGTCTGCTGCCTCG ACGAAAAGGGTGGTGGAAGATCTTCAAAGAACGGAGACGCTACATGCGAAGACAGGAATGGAATATGCATGAATGAACAGAAATGCGAAGGAAAGTATGTCCTCAAGAAGGTTCAGTGCAGCGGGCAGAATGAAGTGTGTTGTCGAAAGG GAGGTAAAAGAAACTCGAAGGCTGCCGCAAAGGCCGAGTGTAACAATAACAAAGGGAAATGTATGACGAAAAGGAAATGCAACGCTAATAACATCCTCAAGAGCACTGAGTGCAGTGGAAATGAAGTTTGTTGTCGCAAGA ACGAAAAGGGTGGTGGAAGATCTTCAAAGAACGGAGACGAATCATGTGAAAACAGGGATGGAAGATGCGTGGATGAACAGAAATGCGAAGGAAAGAATGTCCTCAAGAAGGTTCAGTGCAGCGGGCAGAATGAAGTGTGTTGTCGCAAGG GTAAAAGAAACTCGAAGGCTGCCGCAAAGGCCGAGTGTAACAATAACAAAGGGAAAtgtatgaagaaaaggaaatgcaacGATAATAACATCCTCGAGAGCACTGACTGCAGCGGAAATGAAGTTTGTTGTCGCAAGG ACGAAAAGGGTGGTGGAAGATCTTCAAAGAACGGAGACGATGCATGTGAAAACAGGGATGGAAGATGCGTGAATGAACAGAAATGCGAAGGAAAGAATGTCCTCAAGAAGGTTCAGTGCAGCGGGCAGAATGAAGTGTGTTGTCGCAAGG GTAAAAGAAACTCGAAGGCTGACGCAAAGGCCGAGTGTAACAATAACAAAGGGAAAtgtatgaagaaaaggaaatgcaacGATAATAACATCCTCGAGAGCACTGACTGCAGTGGAAATGAAGTTTGTTGTCGCAAGG ACGAAAAGGGTGGTGGAAGATCTTCAAAGAACGGAGACACTACATGTGAAAACAGGGATGGAAGATGCGTGAATGAACAGAAATGCGAAGGAAAGAACGTCCTCAAGAAGGTTCAGTGCAGCGGGCAGAATGAAGTGTGTTGTCGCAAGG GAGGTAAAAGAAACTCGAAGGCTGACGCAAAGGCCGAGTGTAACAATAACAAAGGGAAAtgtgtgaagaaaaagaaatgcaacgatAATAACATCCTCGAGAGCACTGATTGCAGTGGAAATGAAGTTTGTTGTCGCAAGA ACGAAAAGGGTGGTGGAAGAACTTCAAAGAACGGAGACGATGCATGTGAAAAGAAGAATGGAATATGCATGAATGAACAGAAATGCGAAGGAAAGGATGTCCTCAAGAAGGTTCAGTGCAGCGGGAAAAATGAAGTGTGTTGTCGCAAGG AGCTGAAGCTAAACGCACGTGCAGGGAGGTGCAGTCGGGCTGAGGAACAATGTCTCGGTGCCGGAGGATTTTGCAAAAGGAACTGCAAAGGTACACCGGAACTCAACGCGGACTGCGGGCTTAGTAATTGTTTATGTTGCGACC TTtgcaaaggcaaagaaaaaaagaaatgcaggaATTATGGTTATTGTACTAGAAGAACAGATGGAAACCAAGAACAATGTCCGAAGAACCTGGTTGTCCTCGAAAAGGGctgtaaaaaatcaaaaaaatgtgTATGCTGTGCAG ATTGCAATGGCACTGAGAAGAAAAGATGTTCGAAAGTAGGCGGAAAATGTTCTATAGAAGCATCTGGCAAAAGAACAGAAATTATTGCCAAAGGTTGCAAGCTTCCCGAATGTACATGTTGGGCTGAACCTTGCATAATACTGCAAGAATGTACCGATGCAAAGGGGACGTGTGTCAGAAAAAAGAAGGAGTGTCCAAATGGTATACTGGAGAAAACATATTGCAAAGGGAAAAAGTGCAAATGTTGCCTTCCTCAAG ttcCAACCACGACCCCGCCTCCTACGAACACAACCTTGCCTCCTACGAATACAACTATGCCTCCTACGAATACAACTATGCCTCCTACGAACACAACCATGCCTCCTACGAACACAACTATGCCTCCTACGAACACAACTATGTCTATGAACACAACCATGTCTATGAACACAACCATGTCTATGAACACAACCATGTCTATGAACACAACCATGTCTATGAACACAACCACGCCTATGAACACAACCATGTCTTCTATGTCTGCAGCTTCTACAAACACATCTTTGGCTTCAAGCACATAA
- the LOC119598691 gene encoding prestalk protein-like isoform X9, with protein MKSSLALFLFLALAALTAGKKECAGGTGTCVAERNCKILHERGSCPDNKVCCLDEKGGGRSSKNGDATCEDRNGICMNEQKCEGKYVLKKVQCSGQNEVCCRKGGKRNSKAAAKAECNNNKGKCMTKRKCNANNILKSTECSGNEVCCRKNEKGGGRSSKNGDDACENRDGRCVNEQKCEGKNVLKKVQCSGQNEVCCRKGGKRNSKADAKAECNNNKGKCMKKRKCNDNNILESTDCSGNEVCCRKDEKGGGRSSKNGDTTCENRDGRCVNEQKCEGKNVLKKVQCSGQNEVCCRKGGKRNSKADAKAECNNNKGKCVKKKKCNDNNILESTDCSGNEVCCRKNEKGGGRTSKNGDDACEKKNGICMNEQKCEGKDVLKKVQCSGKNEVCCRKELKLNARAGRCSRAEEQCLGAGGFCKRNCKGTPELNADCGLSNCLCCDLCKGKEKKKCRNYGYCTRRTDGNQEQCPKNLVVLEKGCKKSKKCVCCADCNGTEKKRCSKVGGKCSIEASGKRTEIIAKGCKLPECTCWAEPCIILQECTDAKGTCVRKKKECPNGILEKTYCKGKKCKCCLPQVPTTTPPPTNTTLPPTNTTMPPTNTTMPPTNTTMPPTNTTMPPTNTTMSMNTTMSMNTTMSMNTTMSMNTTMSMNTTTPMNTTMSSMSAASTNTSLASST; from the exons AAAGAATGTGCAGGCGGCACCGGTACCTGTGTTGCAGAGAGGAATTGCAAAATTCTACATGAAAGAGGCTCCTGTCCTGATAACAAGGTCTGCTGCCTCG ACGAAAAGGGTGGTGGAAGATCTTCAAAGAACGGAGACGCTACATGCGAAGACAGGAATGGAATATGCATGAATGAACAGAAATGCGAAGGAAAGTATGTCCTCAAGAAGGTTCAGTGCAGCGGGCAGAATGAAGTGTGTTGTCGAAAGG GAGGTAAAAGAAACTCGAAGGCTGCCGCAAAGGCCGAGTGTAACAATAACAAAGGGAAATGTATGACGAAAAGGAAATGCAACGCTAATAACATCCTCAAGAGCACTGAGTGCAGTGGAAATGAAGTTTGTTGTCGCAAGA ACGAAAAGGGTGGTGGAAGATCTTCAAAGAACGGAGACGATGCATGTGAAAACAGGGATGGAAGATGCGTGAATGAACAGAAATGCGAAGGAAAGAATGTCCTCAAGAAGGTTCAGTGCAGCGGGCAGAATGAAGTGTGTTGTCGCAAGG GAGGTAAAAGAAACTCGAAGGCTGACGCAAAGGCCGAGTGTAACAATAACAAAGGGAAAtgtatgaagaaaaggaaatgcaacGATAATAACATCCTCGAGAGCACTGACTGCAGTGGAAATGAAGTTTGTTGTCGCAAGG ACGAAAAGGGTGGTGGAAGATCTTCAAAGAACGGAGACACTACATGTGAAAACAGGGATGGAAGATGCGTGAATGAACAGAAATGCGAAGGAAAGAACGTCCTCAAGAAGGTTCAGTGCAGCGGGCAGAATGAAGTGTGTTGTCGCAAGG GAGGTAAAAGAAACTCGAAGGCTGACGCAAAGGCCGAGTGTAACAATAACAAAGGGAAAtgtgtgaagaaaaagaaatgcaacgatAATAACATCCTCGAGAGCACTGATTGCAGTGGAAATGAAGTTTGTTGTCGCAAGA ACGAAAAGGGTGGTGGAAGAACTTCAAAGAACGGAGACGATGCATGTGAAAAGAAGAATGGAATATGCATGAATGAACAGAAATGCGAAGGAAAGGATGTCCTCAAGAAGGTTCAGTGCAGCGGGAAAAATGAAGTGTGTTGTCGCAAGG AGCTGAAGCTAAACGCACGTGCAGGGAGGTGCAGTCGGGCTGAGGAACAATGTCTCGGTGCCGGAGGATTTTGCAAAAGGAACTGCAAAGGTACACCGGAACTCAACGCGGACTGCGGGCTTAGTAATTGTTTATGTTGCGACC TTtgcaaaggcaaagaaaaaaagaaatgcaggaATTATGGTTATTGTACTAGAAGAACAGATGGAAACCAAGAACAATGTCCGAAGAACCTGGTTGTCCTCGAAAAGGGctgtaaaaaatcaaaaaaatgtgTATGCTGTGCAG ATTGCAATGGCACTGAGAAGAAAAGATGTTCGAAAGTAGGCGGAAAATGTTCTATAGAAGCATCTGGCAAAAGAACAGAAATTATTGCCAAAGGTTGCAAGCTTCCCGAATGTACATGTTGGGCTGAACCTTGCATAATACTGCAAGAATGTACCGATGCAAAGGGGACGTGTGTCAGAAAAAAGAAGGAGTGTCCAAATGGTATACTGGAGAAAACATATTGCAAAGGGAAAAAGTGCAAATGTTGCCTTCCTCAAG ttcCAACCACGACCCCGCCTCCTACGAACACAACCTTGCCTCCTACGAATACAACTATGCCTCCTACGAATACAACTATGCCTCCTACGAACACAACCATGCCTCCTACGAACACAACTATGCCTCCTACGAACACAACTATGTCTATGAACACAACCATGTCTATGAACACAACCATGTCTATGAACACAACCATGTCTATGAACACAACCATGTCTATGAACACAACCACGCCTATGAACACAACCATGTCTTCTATGTCTGCAGCTTCTACAAACACATCTTTGGCTTCAAGCACATAA
- the LOC119598691 gene encoding prestalk protein-like isoform X5 produces the protein MKSSLALFLFLALAALTAGKKECAGGTGTCVAERNCKILHERGSCPDNKVCCLDEKGGGRSSKNGDATCEDRNGICMNEQKCEGKYVLKKVQCSGQNEVCCRKGGKRNSKAAAKAECNNNKGKCMTKRKCNANNILKSTECSGNEVCCRKNEKGGGRSSKNGDESCENRDGRCVDEQKCEGKNVLKKVQCSGQNEVCCRKDEKGGGRSSKNGDDACENRDGRCVNEQKCEGKNVLKKVQCSGQNEVCCRKGGKRNSKADAKAECNNNKGKCMKKRKCNDNNILESTDCSGNEVCCRKDEKGGGRSSKNGDTTCENRDGRCVNEQKCEGKNVLKKVQCSGQNEVCCRKGGKRNSKADAKAECNNNKGKCVKKKKCNDNNILESTDCSGNEVCCRKNEKGGGRTSKNGDDACEKKNGICMNEQKCEGKDVLKKVQCSGKNEVCCRKELKLNARAGRCSRAEEQCLGAGGFCKRNCKGTPELNADCGLSNCLCCDLCKGKEKKKCRNYGYCTRRTDGNQEQCPKNLVVLEKGCKKSKKCVCCADCNGTEKKRCSKVGGKCSIEASGKRTEIIAKGCKLPECTCWAEPCIILQECTDAKGTCVRKKKECPNGILEKTYCKGKKCKCCLPQVPTTTPPPTNTTLPPTNTTMPPTNTTMPPTNTTMPPTNTTMPPTNTTMSMNTTMSMNTTMSMNTTMSMNTTMSMNTTTPMNTTMSSMSAASTNTSLASST, from the exons AAAGAATGTGCAGGCGGCACCGGTACCTGTGTTGCAGAGAGGAATTGCAAAATTCTACATGAAAGAGGCTCCTGTCCTGATAACAAGGTCTGCTGCCTCG ACGAAAAGGGTGGTGGAAGATCTTCAAAGAACGGAGACGCTACATGCGAAGACAGGAATGGAATATGCATGAATGAACAGAAATGCGAAGGAAAGTATGTCCTCAAGAAGGTTCAGTGCAGCGGGCAGAATGAAGTGTGTTGTCGAAAGG GAGGTAAAAGAAACTCGAAGGCTGCCGCAAAGGCCGAGTGTAACAATAACAAAGGGAAATGTATGACGAAAAGGAAATGCAACGCTAATAACATCCTCAAGAGCACTGAGTGCAGTGGAAATGAAGTTTGTTGTCGCAAGA ACGAAAAGGGTGGTGGAAGATCTTCAAAGAACGGAGACGAATCATGTGAAAACAGGGATGGAAGATGCGTGGATGAACAGAAATGCGAAGGAAAGAATGTCCTCAAGAAGGTTCAGTGCAGCGGGCAGAATGAAGTGTGTTGTCGCAAGG ACGAAAAGGGTGGTGGAAGATCTTCAAAGAACGGAGACGATGCATGTGAAAACAGGGATGGAAGATGCGTGAATGAACAGAAATGCGAAGGAAAGAATGTCCTCAAGAAGGTTCAGTGCAGCGGGCAGAATGAAGTGTGTTGTCGCAAGG GAGGTAAAAGAAACTCGAAGGCTGACGCAAAGGCCGAGTGTAACAATAACAAAGGGAAAtgtatgaagaaaaggaaatgcaacGATAATAACATCCTCGAGAGCACTGACTGCAGTGGAAATGAAGTTTGTTGTCGCAAGG ACGAAAAGGGTGGTGGAAGATCTTCAAAGAACGGAGACACTACATGTGAAAACAGGGATGGAAGATGCGTGAATGAACAGAAATGCGAAGGAAAGAACGTCCTCAAGAAGGTTCAGTGCAGCGGGCAGAATGAAGTGTGTTGTCGCAAGG GAGGTAAAAGAAACTCGAAGGCTGACGCAAAGGCCGAGTGTAACAATAACAAAGGGAAAtgtgtgaagaaaaagaaatgcaacgatAATAACATCCTCGAGAGCACTGATTGCAGTGGAAATGAAGTTTGTTGTCGCAAGA ACGAAAAGGGTGGTGGAAGAACTTCAAAGAACGGAGACGATGCATGTGAAAAGAAGAATGGAATATGCATGAATGAACAGAAATGCGAAGGAAAGGATGTCCTCAAGAAGGTTCAGTGCAGCGGGAAAAATGAAGTGTGTTGTCGCAAGG AGCTGAAGCTAAACGCACGTGCAGGGAGGTGCAGTCGGGCTGAGGAACAATGTCTCGGTGCCGGAGGATTTTGCAAAAGGAACTGCAAAGGTACACCGGAACTCAACGCGGACTGCGGGCTTAGTAATTGTTTATGTTGCGACC TTtgcaaaggcaaagaaaaaaagaaatgcaggaATTATGGTTATTGTACTAGAAGAACAGATGGAAACCAAGAACAATGTCCGAAGAACCTGGTTGTCCTCGAAAAGGGctgtaaaaaatcaaaaaaatgtgTATGCTGTGCAG ATTGCAATGGCACTGAGAAGAAAAGATGTTCGAAAGTAGGCGGAAAATGTTCTATAGAAGCATCTGGCAAAAGAACAGAAATTATTGCCAAAGGTTGCAAGCTTCCCGAATGTACATGTTGGGCTGAACCTTGCATAATACTGCAAGAATGTACCGATGCAAAGGGGACGTGTGTCAGAAAAAAGAAGGAGTGTCCAAATGGTATACTGGAGAAAACATATTGCAAAGGGAAAAAGTGCAAATGTTGCCTTCCTCAAG ttcCAACCACGACCCCGCCTCCTACGAACACAACCTTGCCTCCTACGAATACAACTATGCCTCCTACGAATACAACTATGCCTCCTACGAACACAACCATGCCTCCTACGAACACAACTATGCCTCCTACGAACACAACTATGTCTATGAACACAACCATGTCTATGAACACAACCATGTCTATGAACACAACCATGTCTATGAACACAACCATGTCTATGAACACAACCACGCCTATGAACACAACCATGTCTTCTATGTCTGCAGCTTCTACAAACACATCTTTGGCTTCAAGCACATAA
- the LOC119598691 gene encoding prestalk protein-like isoform X7 codes for MKSSLALFLFLALAALTAGKKECAGGTGTCVAERNCKILHERGSCPDNKVCCLDEKGGGRSSKNGDATCEDRNGICMNEQKCEGKYVLKKVQCSGQNEVCCRKDEKGGGRSSKNGDESCENRDGRCVDEQKCEGKNVLKKVQCSGQNEVCCRKGKRNSKAAAKAECNNNKGKCMKKRKCNDNNILESTDCSGNEVCCRKDEKGGGRSSKNGDDACENRDGRCVNEQKCEGKNVLKKVQCSGQNEVCCRKGGKRNSKADAKAECNNNKGKCMKKRKCNDNNILESTDCSGNEVCCRKDEKGGGRSSKNGDTTCENRDGRCVNEQKCEGKNVLKKVQCSGQNEVCCRKGGKRNSKADAKAECNNNKGKCVKKKKCNDNNILESTDCSGNEVCCRKNEKGGGRTSKNGDDACEKKNGICMNEQKCEGKDVLKKVQCSGKNEVCCRKELKLNARAGRCSRAEEQCLGAGGFCKRNCKGTPELNADCGLSNCLCCDLCKGKEKKKCRNYGYCTRRTDGNQEQCPKNLVVLEKGCKKSKKCVCCADCNGTEKKRCSKVGGKCSIEASGKRTEIIAKGCKLPECTCWAEPCIILQECTDAKGTCVRKKKECPNGILEKTYCKGKKCKCCLPQVPTTTPPPTNTTLPPTNTTMPPTNTTMPPTNTTMPPTNTTMPPTNTTMSMNTTMSMNTTMSMNTTMSMNTTMSMNTTTPMNTTMSSMSAASTNTSLASST; via the exons AAAGAATGTGCAGGCGGCACCGGTACCTGTGTTGCAGAGAGGAATTGCAAAATTCTACATGAAAGAGGCTCCTGTCCTGATAACAAGGTCTGCTGCCTCG ACGAAAAGGGTGGTGGAAGATCTTCAAAGAACGGAGACGCTACATGCGAAGACAGGAATGGAATATGCATGAATGAACAGAAATGCGAAGGAAAGTATGTCCTCAAGAAGGTTCAGTGCAGCGGGCAGAATGAAGTGTGTTGTCGAAAGG ACGAAAAGGGTGGTGGAAGATCTTCAAAGAACGGAGACGAATCATGTGAAAACAGGGATGGAAGATGCGTGGATGAACAGAAATGCGAAGGAAAGAATGTCCTCAAGAAGGTTCAGTGCAGCGGGCAGAATGAAGTGTGTTGTCGCAAGG GTAAAAGAAACTCGAAGGCTGCCGCAAAGGCCGAGTGTAACAATAACAAAGGGAAAtgtatgaagaaaaggaaatgcaacGATAATAACATCCTCGAGAGCACTGACTGCAGCGGAAATGAAGTTTGTTGTCGCAAGG ACGAAAAGGGTGGTGGAAGATCTTCAAAGAACGGAGACGATGCATGTGAAAACAGGGATGGAAGATGCGTGAATGAACAGAAATGCGAAGGAAAGAATGTCCTCAAGAAGGTTCAGTGCAGCGGGCAGAATGAAGTGTGTTGTCGCAAGG GAGGTAAAAGAAACTCGAAGGCTGACGCAAAGGCCGAGTGTAACAATAACAAAGGGAAAtgtatgaagaaaaggaaatgcaacGATAATAACATCCTCGAGAGCACTGACTGCAGTGGAAATGAAGTTTGTTGTCGCAAGG ACGAAAAGGGTGGTGGAAGATCTTCAAAGAACGGAGACACTACATGTGAAAACAGGGATGGAAGATGCGTGAATGAACAGAAATGCGAAGGAAAGAACGTCCTCAAGAAGGTTCAGTGCAGCGGGCAGAATGAAGTGTGTTGTCGCAAGG GAGGTAAAAGAAACTCGAAGGCTGACGCAAAGGCCGAGTGTAACAATAACAAAGGGAAAtgtgtgaagaaaaagaaatgcaacgatAATAACATCCTCGAGAGCACTGATTGCAGTGGAAATGAAGTTTGTTGTCGCAAGA ACGAAAAGGGTGGTGGAAGAACTTCAAAGAACGGAGACGATGCATGTGAAAAGAAGAATGGAATATGCATGAATGAACAGAAATGCGAAGGAAAGGATGTCCTCAAGAAGGTTCAGTGCAGCGGGAAAAATGAAGTGTGTTGTCGCAAGG AGCTGAAGCTAAACGCACGTGCAGGGAGGTGCAGTCGGGCTGAGGAACAATGTCTCGGTGCCGGAGGATTTTGCAAAAGGAACTGCAAAGGTACACCGGAACTCAACGCGGACTGCGGGCTTAGTAATTGTTTATGTTGCGACC TTtgcaaaggcaaagaaaaaaagaaatgcaggaATTATGGTTATTGTACTAGAAGAACAGATGGAAACCAAGAACAATGTCCGAAGAACCTGGTTGTCCTCGAAAAGGGctgtaaaaaatcaaaaaaatgtgTATGCTGTGCAG ATTGCAATGGCACTGAGAAGAAAAGATGTTCGAAAGTAGGCGGAAAATGTTCTATAGAAGCATCTGGCAAAAGAACAGAAATTATTGCCAAAGGTTGCAAGCTTCCCGAATGTACATGTTGGGCTGAACCTTGCATAATACTGCAAGAATGTACCGATGCAAAGGGGACGTGTGTCAGAAAAAAGAAGGAGTGTCCAAATGGTATACTGGAGAAAACATATTGCAAAGGGAAAAAGTGCAAATGTTGCCTTCCTCAAG ttcCAACCACGACCCCGCCTCCTACGAACACAACCTTGCCTCCTACGAATACAACTATGCCTCCTACGAATACAACTATGCCTCCTACGAACACAACCATGCCTCCTACGAACACAACTATGCCTCCTACGAACACAACTATGTCTATGAACACAACCATGTCTATGAACACAACCATGTCTATGAACACAACCATGTCTATGAACACAACCATGTCTATGAACACAACCACGCCTATGAACACAACCATGTCTTCTATGTCTGCAGCTTCTACAAACACATCTTTGGCTTCAAGCACATAA